A window of Equus przewalskii isolate Varuska chromosome 18, EquPr2, whole genome shotgun sequence contains these coding sequences:
- the ZDHHC23 gene encoding palmitoyltransferase ZDHHC23 isoform X1 produces MKPVKKNKAEDPELEPLCCCEYIDRNGEKNHVAACLCDCQDLDEGCDRWITCKSVQPETCERIMDTISDRLRVPWLRGAKKVNISIIPPLVLLPVFLRVASWHFLLGAVVLTSLPVLALWYYYLTHRRKEQTLFFLSLGLFSLGYMYYVFLQEVVPKGHVRPTQLALLTCGLLLILLALYRAKKNPGYLRNPASGDRSVSSSQMECLNPKGQEKTKGFLGAESSGGLNNRTPKDDLKGSSRTLAGSPTKVKEDWCAKCQLVRPARAWHCRICGICVRRMDHHCVWINSCVGESNHQAFILALSIFLLTSVYGIALTLDTICRDRSVFTALFYCPGVYATYSSALSFTCVWYSVIITAGMAYIFLIQLINISYNVTEREVQQALRQKTGRRLLCGLIVDTGQYNRGFLRNWHQFSTLGAHPFHHPAEDIV; encoded by the exons ATGAAGccagtgaagaaaaacaaagcagaagacCCTGAATTGGAGCCCCTGTGCTGCTGCGAGTACATCGATCGAAATGGGGAGAAGAACCACGTGGCCGCCTGTTTGTGTGATTGCCAAGATCTGGACGAAGGATGTGATAG ATGGATTACGTGTAAATCTGTGCAACCAGAGACTTGTGAAAGAATCATGGATACCATCTCTGATCGCCTCCGAGTTCCTTGGCTTAGGGGAGCCAAAAAAGTTAACATTAGCATCATTCCCCCGCTCGTCCTGCTGCCCGTCTTCCTCCGCGTGGCCTCCTGGCATTTCCTCCTGGGAGCGGTGGTGCTGACCTCCCTCCCTGTGCTGGCTCTGTGGTACTACTACCTCACTcacaggaggaaggagcagaccCTGTTTTTCCTGAGCCTCGGGCTCTTCTCTCTGGGCTACATGTACTACGTCTTCCTGCAAGAAGTGGTCCCCAAAGGGCATGTGAGGCCCACTCAGCTGGCTCTTCTTACTTGCGGGTTACTTCTGATCCTCTTAGCTTTGTACAGAGCCAAGAAAAATCCAGGCTACCTCAGAAATCCAGCAAGCGGTGACAGATCTGTAAGCAGCAGCCAAATGGAATGCCTGAACCcgaaagggcaggagaagaccaaaGGGTTCCTTGGCGCAGAGTCATCAGGCGGTCTCAACAACCGCACGCCCAAGGATGATCTGAAGGGCTCTTCCAGGACGTTGGCTGGAAGCCCCACCAAGGTGAAGGAGGACTGGTGTGCCAAGTGCCAGCTGGTGCGGCCAGCCCGGGCGTGGCATTGCCGGATCTGTGGCATCTGTGTGAGGAGAATGGATCATCATTGCGTCTG GATAAATAGCTGTGTCGGAGAATCAAATCATCAAGCATTTATACTTGCTCTTTCGATCTTCTTGCTCACGTCGGTGTACGGGATAGCGCTGACCTTGGACACCATTTGTAGAGACAGAAGTGTCTTCACAGCCCTCTTCTATTGTCCTGGAGTTTATGCAACTTACAG ctcGGCTCTGTCCTTTACCTGCGTGTGGTACTCTGTGATCATCACAGCAGGCATGGCCTACATCTTCCTGATCCAGCTCATCAACATCAGTTACAACGTGACGGAGAGGGAAGTCCAGCAGGCGCTTCGACAGAAGACGGGGCGCCGGCTTCTCTGTGGGCTCATCGTGGACACAGGCCAGTACAATAGGGGCTTCCTGCGGAACTGGCACCAGTTCTCCACCCTGGGCGCTCACCCGTTCCATCACCCTGCTGAGGACATTGTCTGA
- the ZDHHC23 gene encoding palmitoyltransferase ZDHHC23 isoform X2, giving the protein MKPVKKNKAEDPELEPLCCCEYIDRNGEKNHVAACLCDCQDLDEGCDRWITCKSVQPETCERIMDTISDRLRVPWLRGAKKVNISIIPPLVLLPVFLRVASWHFLLGAVVLTSLPVLALWYYYLTHRRKEQTLFFLSLGLFSLGYMYYVFLQEVVPKGHVRPTQLALLTCGLLLILLALYRAKKNPGYLRNPASGDRSVSSSQMECLNPKGQEKTKGFLGAESSGGLNNRTPKDDLKGSSRTLAGSPTKVKEDWCAKCQLVRPARAWHCRICGICVRRMDHHCVCCVGESNHQAFILALSIFLLTSVYGIALTLDTICRDRSVFTALFYCPGVYATYSSALSFTCVWYSVIITAGMAYIFLIQLINISYNVTEREVQQALRQKTGRRLLCGLIVDTGQYNRGFLRNWHQFSTLGAHPFHHPAEDIV; this is encoded by the exons ATGAAGccagtgaagaaaaacaaagcagaagacCCTGAATTGGAGCCCCTGTGCTGCTGCGAGTACATCGATCGAAATGGGGAGAAGAACCACGTGGCCGCCTGTTTGTGTGATTGCCAAGATCTGGACGAAGGATGTGATAG ATGGATTACGTGTAAATCTGTGCAACCAGAGACTTGTGAAAGAATCATGGATACCATCTCTGATCGCCTCCGAGTTCCTTGGCTTAGGGGAGCCAAAAAAGTTAACATTAGCATCATTCCCCCGCTCGTCCTGCTGCCCGTCTTCCTCCGCGTGGCCTCCTGGCATTTCCTCCTGGGAGCGGTGGTGCTGACCTCCCTCCCTGTGCTGGCTCTGTGGTACTACTACCTCACTcacaggaggaaggagcagaccCTGTTTTTCCTGAGCCTCGGGCTCTTCTCTCTGGGCTACATGTACTACGTCTTCCTGCAAGAAGTGGTCCCCAAAGGGCATGTGAGGCCCACTCAGCTGGCTCTTCTTACTTGCGGGTTACTTCTGATCCTCTTAGCTTTGTACAGAGCCAAGAAAAATCCAGGCTACCTCAGAAATCCAGCAAGCGGTGACAGATCTGTAAGCAGCAGCCAAATGGAATGCCTGAACCcgaaagggcaggagaagaccaaaGGGTTCCTTGGCGCAGAGTCATCAGGCGGTCTCAACAACCGCACGCCCAAGGATGATCTGAAGGGCTCTTCCAGGACGTTGGCTGGAAGCCCCACCAAGGTGAAGGAGGACTGGTGTGCCAAGTGCCAGCTGGTGCGGCCAGCCCGGGCGTGGCATTGCCGGATCTGTGGCATCTGTGTGAGGAGAATGGATCATCATTGCGTCTG CTGTGTCGGAGAATCAAATCATCAAGCATTTATACTTGCTCTTTCGATCTTCTTGCTCACGTCGGTGTACGGGATAGCGCTGACCTTGGACACCATTTGTAGAGACAGAAGTGTCTTCACAGCCCTCTTCTATTGTCCTGGAGTTTATGCAACTTACAG ctcGGCTCTGTCCTTTACCTGCGTGTGGTACTCTGTGATCATCACAGCAGGCATGGCCTACATCTTCCTGATCCAGCTCATCAACATCAGTTACAACGTGACGGAGAGGGAAGTCCAGCAGGCGCTTCGACAGAAGACGGGGCGCCGGCTTCTCTGTGGGCTCATCGTGGACACAGGCCAGTACAATAGGGGCTTCCTGCGGAACTGGCACCAGTTCTCCACCCTGGGCGCTCACCCGTTCCATCACCCTGCTGAGGACATTGTCTGA